A window of the Salvelinus alpinus unplaced genomic scaffold, SLU_Salpinus.1 scaffold_43, whole genome shotgun sequence genome harbors these coding sequences:
- the LOC139567103 gene encoding zinc finger protein 180-like, producing RDIDLINTSKYRERRDYRGSSGDPQQHHDAEEAENSLSRSELLKKHQLPVIHTGEKSICCSDCGKRFNYSSHLKIHQRIHTGEKPYSCNQCGKRFSKSSHLTIHHRTHTGEKSYGCDQCGKSFYTYSKLTLHQRTHTGEKSYSCNQCGKSFSTSSYLTIHHRTHTGEKSYGCSQCGKSFYTSSKLTSHQRTHTGEKSYSCNQCGKSFSTSSYLTIHHRTHTGEKSYGCAQCGKSFYTSSKLTSHQRTHTGEKPYSCRQCGKSFSTSSQLTVHQRTHTGEKSQSCNQCGKRYTDKRYLIKHQKIHGVVS from the coding sequence gagagagacgtgactatcgtggatcctctggggatcctcaacaacatcatgatgctgaagaggcagagaatagtctctccagatcagaactcctcaagaaacaccagctaccagtcattcacacaggagagaaatctatctgctgctctgactgtgggaagagattcaacTACTCATCACACCTTAAAATACATCAAAgaattcacactggagagaaaccttatagctgtaatcaatgtgggaagagattttctAAATCTAGCcatctaactatacaccatagaacacacacaggagagaaatcctatggctgtgatcagtgtgggaagagtttttataCATATAGCAagctgactttacaccagagaacacacacaggagagaaatcttatagctgtaatcaatgtgggaagagtttttctacatctagctatctaactatacaccacaggacacacacaggagagaaatcttatggctgttctcaatgtgggaagagtttttataCATCTAGCaagctgacttcacaccagagaacacacacaggagagaaatcttatagctgtaatcaatgtgggaagagtttttctacatctagctatctaactatacaccataggacacacacaggagagaaatcttatggctgtgctcaatgtgggaagagtttttataCATCTAGCaagctgacttcacaccagagaacacacacaggagagaaaccatatagctgtaggcaatgtgggaagagtttttctacatctagccagctgactgtacaccagagaacacacacaggggagaaatctcaaagctgtaatcaatgtgggaagagatacaCTGATAAAAGATATCTgattaaacatcagaaaatacatggagttgtttcatga